DNA sequence from the Eulemur rufifrons isolate Redbay chromosome 6, OSU_ERuf_1, whole genome shotgun sequence genome:
TAGTTTCTGTCACTTTATCTTATTCCTTTGAGTGGGCCaagttttcctctttctttgtatgctttgtggtttttttgttgttgaaaattgGGTATTTGATTATTATAATGaggtaactctggaaatcagattcttctCCAGACTTTACTGGGGTTTtcttgttgttgggtttttttatttatttatttccttttcttttgtttttgtgagggttttttgtttgtttgtttgttttttgctgaaGGCTATAGTATTctatttgaaatgtttccaagcTATTTTTTTACAGATACTATTCCTTGTCATGTGTGATTGCTCAAGTCTTTGTTCCTTTGGTGCACGTTAATGTTTTGACAAGagatttctttgaatttctgGAGCTCTCCCAGTCTTTGCTCTGTTCTGGGGCACTCCCTGCATGCTTAGGTAGGCTTGCTCTGAGCCTAGGGATCTgtgttggttaattttatttgacAGCTGACTAGGGcatggtacccagatatttggtcaagcACCAGTTTAGatattgctgtgaaggtatttttttttagatgagattaacatttaaatcttaGACTTTAAGTAAAATTGACTTGAGTAAAGTGAAGACATTGATTGGGAATGAATGTGATCCTGAAAATTGGAATGGGGATATACGGGAAAATCCTGATGAAACTGGAAACATTGAATCCTAAATTCTGTTGAGTCTTTGTTGCCAGTATAAGCAGATATTCTACCCAATCTGAGATCAACTTTGTCTGAGGAAACTAATGGCTTTCTCTGAGGTGATTGCCTTGTAAGACACTGCTAATTGTCATTAGGagccacccccaccacccctctTTGCTTCTAAACCTATAAATAGACTAAAGTCTCAGCAGGCCCCTAAAGGTAAGGTACAAAGTATGATCCATGAGGAGGTGTGCTACACTCCAAAAGAACtacataatttttctcctttgggaGTATGTGCAGAAATGGATATTAAAGGTATGGGATAATGATGGAAGAAACATAAAGTTGGATCAAGCTCAATTTATTGATATGGGCCCACAAAACAGATTCTGGATTTAATGTTGCAGCTTGGGGGATTAGAAAGTGCTCTAACTGGTTGgttgattggttggttggttgaaaCATGGACAAAAAGGTGGCCTAtagtaaatgaaattgaaatgcCAGGCCTACATTGATATACAGTAGAGTAAGAGATCCaaaggcttagagagattaaaatGTTAAAGTGGATTTATCATTTAAGACTTCTCATGCACACTGATGGGGTTCTGGAAGACAAACTTTTCACCAtgactgtgaaaaataaatttatgaggGAAGCTCCAGCATCCTTGAAGACTTCTATGATTGCTCTTTTCCGTAGGTCTGAAATTACAATGTGAACTGCTGCCACTGAATTGGGAAACTTAAATTCAATGGGAATAATTGGATACTGTGGTGGCAGGTAGCACCACTTCATTGCCAAAGGCAAGGTGGGAATGGTTACCATAGTGGGCAGCAGAGTCAAAGCAATACAGAGACCTGTGGTTGGATAGTTGATCATGGAGTTCCTAGATATGAAATACGTGGGAAGTCTGTTAAATTCTTACTTGATCTGTATGAGCAGAAGAGTTTTAGTTCAAGTGAACAAAAGTCTAATTTGAATCACAAAAATGGAATCTTGGCCCCTCAATCAACTTCCAGATTTGAGCCAGTTTATAGACCCAGAACGCCCTGAACAAAGGGGAGACTAGGTTCACCTTGAGGGAGGATCCTACTACACTACCAAAGATGTATATTTATAAGTCTTCCAGCCTTTCCCAAAAGGACCTATGGCAGTTTATACTAGAGTCACTACATTGGGGGAAAGGAAATAGTGAACCTTTGGGGGATTACTGGGCCCAGGCTCTAAACTGACACTAATTCCAAGAAACCAAAAATATCACTTAGGTTTACCAGTCAGAGTAGGATCTTATGGAGATCAGGTGATCTATGGACTTTTAGCTCCAGTCTATCTAAGAGTGGGTCCCCAAAGCCATCCTGTGGGGATTTCTACAGTTTGGGAATGCATAATTGAAACAGACATACTCAGCAACTGGCAGAATCCCCACATTGGTTCTCTGACCTGAAGGATATGGTCTATTATAGTGGGAATGGCCAACCGGAAACTACTAAATCTTCCTCTACCTAGGAAAATGGTAAACCAAAATCAATATTGCATTCCTGGAAGGATGGCAGAAATTAATGCCACCATCAAGGACTTGAAGTATGCAGGAAAGGTGATTCCCATACCTTCCCCATTCAACTCACCTATTTGGCCTGTGCGGAAAACAGATGGATCTTGGAGAATAACAATGAATTAGCATAAGCTTAACTATGTGGTGAGTCTAATGAGATGCAGTTTGATTActtgagcaaattaacatatcctcTGGTACCTGGTATGCAGCTATTGATCtggcaaatgcttttttctgATACCCCTTAGTAAAGATCACCAGATGCAGTTTGCTTTTAGCTGGCAAGGCCAGCAATACACCTTCACTGTCCTGCCTCAGGGGTTTATCACCTCTCCAGCCCTACATCATAATTTAGTTCACaggatttaaaaattcttttattgatgcataatagatgtatatcatttcagggtacatgtgataatttaatgcatttaaattgtTTGTAAAGTTCAAATCCATCACCttgaatatttgtattttctttatgttgGAACCATTCGTTAGTCCATAGGATTTTGATCAGTTTCCCTTTTACAAGACATCACACTGGTCCAATACATTGATGACATACTGATTGGACTTTGTGAGCAAGCAATTAGCAACTATTCTAGATTTATTGGTAAGACATTTGCATGTCAGAGGGTAGGAAATAAATCTTAGTAAAATTTAGAGGCTTTCTATGTCATTGAAATTTCTAAGCATCTAGCCATGTGAGGCCTGTTGAGATATCCACTCTAAGGTGAAGGATAAATTGTTGCATCTGGCCACTCCTACAACCATGAAATAGGGACAACACCTAGTAGgcctttttggattttggaggcaaAAAATCATTATTGTAACCATTCCCACCTTATCTTTAGCAATTAAGTGTCACCACCTGCCACTTTGGTATCCAGTTATCCCATTGAATTTAGGTTTCATTTGGAGTAGCACATTTGGGTGTACTGCTCCAACTAATTTACCATGTGACCTGAAAAGCTGCCGGTTGTGAGTGGGTCCCAGAACAAGAGAAATCAGTGCCACGGGTGCAGGCTGCTATGCAAGCTGCTCTGCTACGTGGGCCACATGATCCATCAGATCCAATGGTGCTTTGAGTGTCAGTGGGAGTTAGAGATGCTCTTTGGAGCCTTTGGCAGGCCCCTATAGGTGAATTCGAGCACAGGCCCTTAGGATTTTGGAGCAAAGCCCTGCCATCCTCTGCAGATAActactctccttttgagaaatagATTTGACTTGCTACTTGGCCTTAGTAGAGCCTGAGCACTTAACCATGGGCCACCAAATTACCATGTGACTTGAGCTGTCCATGAACTGGCTGTTGTCTGATGCCACCATGAAATTGAACATGCACAACAGTACTCTATTATCAATGGAAGTGGTTTGTATAAGATCAGGCTCAAACATGCCCTGAAGGCACAAGTAAGTTAGTTACATGAAGAAGTGGCTCAAAAGCCATAGTCCACACTCTAGCTACAttgtcttctctctcccagcttGCATCCATGGCCTCATGGGGAGTCCCAATGAtcaggggttttttgtttttttctttttttctttttgagatagagtcttgctctgtcaccctgggtagagtgcagtggtgtcatcatagctcactacatcctcaaactcctgagctcaagtgatcctcccgcctcagcctcccacagtgctaggattacaggcatgagccaccactcccagccccccAGTGATCAgttgacagaggaagagaaaattcaGGCTTGGTTTACAGATGATTCTGTATGCATATGCCACAGCCCCTTTATGGGACATCCCTGAAGGACACTGCCTTCTACAGATGATAGAGAGCTGTGGAAGTCTTTTAGGCAGGAGATAACTTTTAGATAGATAGATCACACTGGCTGCCATGGGAAGAATGGCCTGACCTATGGGTTTGGTCCTGATTTGGGTCTGGGTCCCAGATCAGGTACTAGTCTAGTCTTTGGGTCAGACTTGGGCTCCAGGGAAGGACCCTGTCTTTATGCCTGAAGTCAGCATGGAGACTTCAGGGTCTGACCTGTGTATTTTGCTCAGTTTGGGCTCCCCAAGGTAGGGCCTAGTCTGGTCTTTGGGCCAGTAAGCTGGGACCCAGGAGAAGACCTGGTCTGGGTGTCTACCAGACTGGGATCACCTGTGCAGGACCTGCTTCCTAGTGAAGCTCCATATATCCAGACATTAACGGGGCTTTCACAAGGGTTGAgggaaaaaggacagaaaaaactAAGAAGGATAAATAGGTAAAAGCAATTTTATTACTGGGGTGAAAACAGAACATTCTAAGAATTCAATAAGCAATAATAGACCAACAATGGGCCTGCTGTTGAGCCTAGTCTGCTCAGGAAATTCTGGCCTGTCCCTGAGTACTGCCTGCTATCTCTTGTTCGCAGAAGTCACATCCCCAATTTCTCATGTCGATTAAGTTCTCTTACCCTGGCAATTTCCTTTCCACTCTCATGTTCTGCAGCCTCTTTGGTTTCTCCCTAACATTCTGGGctgattcttttccacagagcagCTTTTCTACATGTTGCCGGATCTCCTTAGTCCTCACCCCATAAATGATAGGATTCAAGGCTCCTGGGAGCAACAAGTATATGGCACTGAGAAGATTCTGGACATCCTGAGACACAGTTCTGGCTACTCGGAATACAATGGAAGTGGAAAGACCAGAGAGGTAGATGGTGAGGATGACCAGCAAGTGGGAGCCACATGTATGCAAGGCCTTGGCTCGGGCTCCCCCAGAAGAGATCTGAAAGGCAGCATAAATGATGCGAGTGTAGGAGGTCCCCAGTAGGGTTAGATCAAAGGTCACAGTGACCAACCGCATAACCAGCCCCAAGCGGTTGTTGAAAATCAGGTCTCCACAAGCTATGCTCAGTAGTGCAATGTACTCACAGGTGAAGTGTTGAATCACTCCCGTCCGGCAGAATTGAGCTTGTGCGGTTAGCACCACCAAGGGCACTGCCACTCCTAGGCTCCGTGTGAGGGCAAGAATGGCCAGCAGGCCCAGCAGGCGGGAGGTCATCAGGTCAGTATAGCGGAGTGGGTGGCAAATGGCCACATAACGGTCCAGGGCCATGGCCAGAAGGAGATTGTAGTCCAGAAGAATGGTGAAGTAGATAAAGAACATCTGGGCCAGGCAGCCATGCAGTGATATGGGGTTAGCATAATGCACAAAGCCCTCCAGCATTTTAGGCATCACAGCTGTGGCAGCACAAATGTTGACAGCCAGGAGCAGAGCAATGAGCACATACATGGGCTGATGCAGGTTTCGCTGGGCAACTACTGTGTGGATGACCAGGGCATTGGCACAGATGATGCTCACATAGAGGAAGGTAATAGGCAGGACCAGGAGGGGCCTCCACTCTTGCAATCCAGGGAAACCCACCAGGAAGAAGTTGGTGTAGGAAATGTTGAAGATGCTGGTATTTCCATCCTCACCCATTAGCTTTGTCCCTGAGCTGGCACCAGGAGTGGAGATTAGAGGCCgttagaacaaaatgaaaaaaaaaaagcccatttcTATTTTAGGACCTGAGGAGTTTGTGATGAAAATCCACCTCTTCATGTATGTATTCCTTTGGGGCATAGACAGGTACTATGCCAGGTGTTGTGGGAGCtacaaagatgaacaagacatTCCTTGACCTCAGGAGCTCTTGGCCTTATGTGTGTGAAATGTGAACTTAAAAGATACTTGTTATTCTAGATATTTGATTGCTGAGTAAAAGATTATGATGAAAAGTAGGTGTGGTATATGAGGGGGAAAAATGAGCGGTGGCCAGAGGAGAAATAAGGAAGATGAAAGAGGGAAGAGGTCAGAGGAGGTGGAGCAAGATGGCCTATTAGAACCCTCCAGCAATTATCCATCTGTAGGAACACCAAATTGAACAACTATCCATGTAAGAAAGCACCTTCATAAGAACAAAAAATCAGGTGATCAGTCACAATATCTGGTTTGAACATaacatcaaggaaagaggcattgCTGATGCCAACCCTAGGTAATGGAacgtggagagagaatctgtgcttgtggaagggagagaaaagcGAATGTGGAACTTTGCGTTAGAACTCAGTGCTGCCCTGTCACAGAGGAAGACAcccagggcagaattctgccagtgccacagaaggagcatttagaccagccctgGGCCAGAGGAGAATTCCCACCCCAGCTGGAGGAACCCAAGTCAAAACCTGCTTCACCATCAGCTAACTAAAGTGGCTGAGGCCCGGAATAAATTTGAGTGGCAGTCAGCCCACAAGGACTGCAGTTGTAGTGCAAGCCCTGGTGCTGCACTGGTCTTGGAGGCAGCGGACCTGGGGTGTGACACAGTGAAACACCAGCTGTGGTGGCTAAGGGGAATGCCTGTGTCAACTCTGAGAAAAGCAGATCCAGGAACGATTTCTTCTGtttgggggaaggaaagggagagttCAGAGAACTATGTCTTGCAATCTGGGTACTACATCCACAGTAAATAATAGGCACCAGCAGATTCCTAAAGCCCCTCACTCCAGGTCTTTTCTACTGAATGGCATTTCTATACCCACCCTGGTCCAAAAGAGAATCTGCTGTCCTGATGGGATGGACCCAGTCCCAGCAGGATTCACCACCCGCTGACTACAGTGATCTTGGACCTTGAATAAACATCAGTGGCAGTCAGGAAGTAGTGGCGATGGGCCTTAGGCAAGCCCCAGTGCTGTGCTGATTTTCATGGCTTCAGGTGCAACCCTCTGCAGTGCCAGCTGTGGTGACCATAAGAGTGCCcacatcacccctcccccaactccaggcagcccAGTATGGATGGTGACTCCTGATTGGGGAAAGAGAGGCAAGATAGTGGGAGACTTTCCCTAGTAACCTATGGAATTCTCCCTTaacttacccaagtccaccaagtcTGTGTATCTaagagtctgcaagagtcacagagTTCCTGGGCTTACGGCATCCTCTGTACTGAAATAGCTGCAGACTTAGGTCACAACACTGAATCCCCCTTGAATTCATGGAAAGCCCTCTCAAGAAGAATGGCTACAAACAatcccagactgtgaagattggaataaatacctaactcttcaatgtgCAGACATTGATGAATGTCCACAAACACCAAGAACATCCAGggaaacatgacctcaccaaacagaCTActtaaggtaccagtgaccaatcctggagtgatagAGATATGCAACCTTTCAGAcaagggaatttaaaataatctgtcTTGAGGATGCTTAATGAATTCCATTGTAATACCAAAGGATCAGAatcctatcagagaaatttaacaaagagattgaataataaaaaaagtcaAGCAGAAactctggagctgaaaaattcagtTGACAAGCTGAAAATGCATTAGAGTCTCTtaacagcagaattgatcaagcagaagaaagaattagtgagttTAAAGATAGACAATATGAAAATACACAATCagataagaaaaagtaataaagagttaaaaagaatgaagcacacctaccagatctagaaaatagatcaaaagggcaaatctaagagttattggccttaatgacaatgtagagagagagattggggtagacAAAGGgtaagtataaaactcactgtaATAGTAAGTACACAGACAAATACAGAATGCTCCAACACTGTAATTGCAGTGTGTAAACTACTCATATCTctagtaggaagactaaaagacatttatcaaaaataataactacaacaactttttaagagatagacaatataaaaatatataaatagagacaacaaaaagtcaaaaagcatgGGGGATAGAGTTagagttttttagttttctctttgcttgtttgtttggtgttttccttttctttgtagtCAAAGTCAAGTTGtcatcagtttaaaataattggttataagatCTTATTTGCAAacaaaaacctataatagatacacaaaaaataaaaagcaagaaattaaaacatactaccagagaaagTCACTTTTATACAAAGTAAGACAGGAAGGAGGTAAGAAAGGATAAGAGGACCAACAAGACAACCAAGAAATAATTagcaaaatggcagtagtaaagTTCTTACCTATAAATAATAACATGGAATATAAATGGATCAAATTCTCTAATCAAAATACATagagtagctgaatggataaagaaataagaCCCAAccatatgctgcctacaagaaactcacttcacctgtaaagacacatatagactgaaaataaaggaatggaaaaagatatttcatgcaaatggaaaccaaaatagagcagaagtagctatacttatatcagataaaatagatttttaagacAGAACtctaaaaagagaggaaaaaggtcattatatactgataaagggatcaattaagcaagaagatataaaaattataaatatatatgcactcaacactGCAGcatccagatatataaagcaaatattattagagctaaagagagaaataGCCCCCAATACAATAACAGTCAGGGACTTCAACATGCCACTTTCAGCATAGGGCAAATCATTCTGGacagaatatcaacaaagaaacattggacttaatctgcaatATAGACCAAATAGACCtcatagacatttacagaacattttatccaacagatatagaatacacattcttctcctaaGCACATGAAGCATTTTCTAGGATAAACCGTATGTTAGGCcagaaaaaagtctcaaaaatttaaaaaaattgaaatcatatcaagtatctttcttgaccacaatggaataaaattagaaatcaacaacaagaggaactttggaaactattcaaacacatgcaaattaaacaatatgcttctGAATAATtattgggtcaatgaagaaattttttttttttttttttttttgagacagagtctcgctctgttgcccgggctagagtgagtgccgtggcgtcagcctagctcacagcaacctcaaactcctgggcttaagcgatcctactgcctcagcctcccgagtacctgggactacaggcatgcgccaccatgcctggctaatttttttgtgtatatatattttagttgtccatataatttctattttttttagtagagacggggtctcgctcttgctcaggctggtcttgaactcctgacctcgagcgatccacccgcctcggcctcccagagtgctaggattacaggcgtgagccaccacgcccggcctatgaagaaattaaaaagagaattaaatttcttgaaacataaaaatggaaacatagcATACTAAAACCTAAGTAAAAGTAGTCTAAGAGGGTTGTTTATAGCAATGAATGCTTacttcaaaaaagtagaaaattttcaaataaacatcctaatgatgcattttaaagaactaaaaaagccaagagaaaacaaaactaaagattagaagaaaagaaataacaaagataaacaataagtgaaattgagactaaaaaaataaaaatgaaaggagagttggttttttgaaaatataaacaaaatccaACAAAACCTTTAGCCAAAGACAAGAGAGAAGAGccgaataaataaaatcagagatgaaaaaggagacattataactgatactaTGGAAATTCAAAAGATCATTAGAAACTATTATGAGCAAATATATACCAATAAATTTGGAAACctagaataaatagataaattcctggacacgtacaacctaccaagattgaaccatgaataaatccaaaacctgaataacaagtaacaagatagaagcagtaataaaaagtctcccattaAAGAAAAGCCTGGGACTTGATGGATTCACTGCTGAATTTGACCAAGCAtgtaaagaagaactaataccaatcctactcaaactatttcaataaattaaggaggaggaaatacttccaaactcattctccAAGGCTAGTAttgccctgataccaaaaccagacaaagatacaacaataaaaaactacAGGCCATTATCTCTGATgatcatagatgcaaaaatcctcaacaaaatactagcaatcCCAATataacaacacattaaaaagatcatttatcatgaccaagtgagattcatcccagggatgcaaggatggtctGACATACACAAATGGACAAGTGTGCTACATCATATCaatagaatgaaagacaaaaaccacatgatcatttcaacagatgctgaaaaaaacattcaataaaattcaacatcttttcatggtaaaaacttacaaaaaactgggcatagaaggaactcacctcaacacaataaaagccatatatgacaaaccataGCTAGTaccatattgaatggggaaaaactgaaagcctttcctctaaaatCTGGAAAAAGACTAGGATGCCTactttcatcacttttattcagtatagtactagaagtcctagccagagcaattagacaagagaaagaaattaagagcatccaaattggaaaggaagaagtcaaatcgTCTTTGTTTGCAGACAAtgtgatcttatatttagagaaaGCTAAAGACTGTACTAAAAAACTAttggaactgataaacaaattcagtaaaattgcaggataTAAACAACATGaaattcagtagcatttctagAGGCCAACAGTGAACActtaaaaagaaactgagaaagtaACCTCATTTACAATatctataaacaaaagaaaatacctagtaataaaccaaagaaattaaaaatctctatgattaaaactataaaatattgatgaaagaattgaagaggacacaaaaaaatggaaaggtatTCTATGTTcacagattggaagaatcaatattattaaaatgtctatactacccaaagaaTCCACAGATTCAATACAGTCCCTATCAAAGCACcaataacattcttcacagaaagagaaaaaaataattctaaattttatatggaactacaaaagacccttaatagccaaagccatcctgagcgaaaagaacaaagctggaggcttcccattacctgacttcaaattatactacagagttatagtaaccaaaatagcatggtactagcataaaaacagatacataaagcaaTGGAATAGAATATATAACCCAGATacaaatccatgcatttacagtcaaCTCATTTGATTtgctctattgctcaggctagagtacactggcatcatcatagctcactgcaacctgaaactcttgggctaaagcagtcctcctgcctcatcctcccaagtagctaggaatacaggagCATGCtacccacctggctaatttttctatttttttgtagagacagggtcttgctcttgctcaggctggtcttgaactcctggcctcaagtgatcctctcacctcagccttctaaaggattagaggcatgagccactatgcccagccaactaatttttgacaaaggtgccaagaacatacattggggaaaagacagttttgtcaacaaatagtgctgggaaaactgggtatccaCATGCAGAATACTGAAGCTATACacctatctctcatcatatacaaaaatcaaatcaaaatggattaaagacttaaatctaagacctgaaactatgaaactactagaagaaaacattggggaaatactCCATGTCATTGGTCTTGGCAAAGGTTACTTGAGCAAGACCTcaaaagctcaggcaacaaaagcaaaaatagacaaatggtagcatatcaagctaaaaagcttctgcacagcaaaggaaacaatcaacaaagtaaagagacaacccacaaaatgggagaaaatatttgcaaactacccatctaaCAAGGGATTAGTAACTAGAATAtgtaaggagctcaaacaactcaatagaaa
Encoded proteins:
- the LOC138385055 gene encoding olfactory receptor 52Z1P-like produces the protein MGEDGNTSIFNISYTNFFLVGFPGLQEWRPLLVLPITFLYVSIICANALVIHTVVAQRNLHQPMYVLIALLLAVNICAATAVMPKMLEGFVHYANPISLHGCLAQMFFIYFTILLDYNLLLAMALDRYVAICHPLRYTDLMTSRLLGLLAILALTRSLGVAVPLVVLTAQAQFCRTGVIQHFTCEYIALLSIACGDLIFNNRLGLVMRLVTVTFDLTLLGTSYTRIIYAAFQISSGGARAKALHTCGSHLLVILTIYLSGLSTSIVFRVARTVSQDVQNLLSAIYLLLPGALNPIIYGVRTKEIRQHVEKLLCGKESAQNVREKPKRLQNMRVERKLPG